The Micromonospora siamensis genome contains the following window.
GCTGGCCGAGGGCTGGCGCTACCAGCGGGACACCAGCGCGTACGCGGCGCTCTACTCCGCCGACCCGGTGAACGACTGGGAGCGGCCGGCACCGGTCGACGCCGAGAAGCTGCGCGCCGCCCTGGCCGCCGCCCGCCGCTACGCCGACAGCTGATCAGGTGACCGCCGGCCCGGGACAGGGCGTCCCACGGGGACGCTCGGCCCCGGACCGGCGGCGGGTCGGGTTGCGCAGCAGTCCCGCCTACGGGACTCTGGTGGTCGTCCCAACCGACCATCGGGAGACGACAATGCCCCAGCTGCGTACCGCGTCGCGTCGGCTGCTCGCCGCCACCGCCGCGCTCCTGTTCGGCGCCACGCCGATCGGCGGAGCCGCGCCGGCCCGGGCCGCCACCGCGGCGGACACCGTCGGGTACGTCCGGCTGGCGCACCTCTCCCCCGACACTCCCGCGGTGGACGTCTACCTCACCGCGCCGGGCGCCGCCGAACCGCGCCGCTTCCCCGGCGTCGCGTACGGGGTGGTGTCGGCGTACCTGCCACTGCCCGCCGGCCGGTACGCGGTGGCCATGCGCGAGGCGGGCGCCCCGGCCGACCAGCCGCCGGTGCTCACCACCGAGGTGGCGGTGACTGCGGGCGGGGCGTACACGGTGGCCGGAGTGGGCCGGCACGCCGACCTCGGGCTGCGGGTGCTCCGCGACGACCTCGGCGCCCCCGCGCCGGGCCGGGCGAAGGTCCGCGTCGTGCAGGCGTCGGTGCGTACCCCGGTGCTCGACGTCACCGCGACCGACGGCCCGGCCATCGCCGACGCGGTCCGGTTCGCCACCACCACCGGCTACCGCGAGGTCGAGCCGGGC
Protein-coding sequences here:
- a CDS encoding DUF4397 domain-containing protein, which codes for MPQLRTASRRLLAATAALLFGATPIGGAAPARAATAADTVGYVRLAHLSPDTPAVDVYLTAPGAAEPRRFPGVAYGVVSAYLPLPAGRYAVAMREAGAPADQPPVLTTEVAVTAGGAYTVAGVGRHADLGLRVLRDDLGAPAPGRAKVRVVQASVRTPVLDVTATDGPAIADAVRFATTTGYREVEPGRWRLRLDGRNGPSATAEVTLAGGAVYSLLVLDAKRGGLVAELREDARGGTVVPTGGVQTGAGGTARPGVGAYPMLAGGLLAGAAVTGALLLRRRRTTW